In Arachis hypogaea cultivar Tifrunner chromosome 2, arahy.Tifrunner.gnm2.J5K5, whole genome shotgun sequence, a genomic segment contains:
- the LOC140176952 gene encoding uncharacterized protein produces the protein MIFGGFSRNESPDLPTISFSKEDGQGIMPGHDDPVVITMILANANLHRTLVDQGSSADILFKPAFNKLGLDERELKAYPNTLYGLGDMPIKPLGYIPCHTTFRKGENSKTLSIDFIIIDVGSTYNTLISRTMLNRLRAVVSTPHFCMKFPTPKGIATVREDQKLARKCYNESLNLRGKSKEVHTIELGGIKAKEELRPQPGGRTEEV, from the coding sequence ATGATCTTTGGAGGATTCTCTAGAAACGAGTCTCCCGATCTACCAACCATCTCGTTCTCCAAAGAGGACGGGCAGGGGATCATGCCCGGGCATGACGACCCggtggtgataaccatgatcttGGCGAATGCCAACCTCCACAGAACCTTGGTGGACCAAGGGAGTTCAGCGGACATCCTCTTTAAGCCCGCATTCAACAAATTAGGGTTGGATGAAAGGGAGCTAAAAGCTTACCCGAACACCCTGTATGGGCTAGGAGACATGCCAATTAAGCCACTGGGATACATCCCCTGCCACACGACCTTCAGAAAAGGGGAAAATTCCAAAACTCTAAGCATTGACTTTATCATCATCGATGTCGGATCAACGTATAACACCTTGATCAGTAGGACTATGCTAAATCGGCTCAGAGCGGTAGTGTCAACCCCTCACTtttgcatgaagttcccaacaccTAAGGGAATTGCGACGGTACGGGAAGaccagaagttggcaagaaaatgctacaatgaaagcttgaACCTCCGAGGAAAGAGTAAGGAAGttcacaccatagagctcggGGGAATAAAAGCTAAAGAAGAGCTGCGGCCACAGCCGGGGGGAAGAACTGAAGAGGTTTAA